TAATCGACGGGTTATCCGACTTGCGGGAGATCTTGTCGATTTCGTCGATGTAAACAATGCCACGCTGCGCCTTGTCCACATCGTAGTCGCACTTCTGCAGCAGCTTCTGGATGATGTTCTCAACGTCCTCGCCGACATAACCAGCCTCGGTCAGGGTGGTGGCATCGGCCATCACGAACGGTACGTTGAGCAAACGTGCCAGCGTCTGTGCCAGCAAGGTCTTGCCGGAGCCAGTCGGCCCCACCAGCAGGATGTTGCTCTTGGCCAGCTCGACATCATCTTTCTTCGGCGGATTGGCCAGGCGCTTGTAATGGTTGTACACCGCCACCGCCAACGCTTTCTTGGCGTACTCCTGGCCGATCACATACTGGTCCAGCTCGGAACGCAGCTCGGCCGGGGTCGGCAGGCGGGCCTCGCCGCTCACACCAGCCGATTGGCCCTGCAACTCTTCCCGGATGATGTCATTGCACAGGTCGATACACTCGTTGCAGATAAAGACCTGTGGGCCGGCGATCAACTTGGTGACTTCGTGCTGGCTCTTGCCGCAGAAGGAACAATAGAGCAACTTCTCGTCGCCGTTTTTGCTCATGGAAAACCTCTAGAAACCGCGTGTTGCAAAGACAGATGCCGTCGCCCGGGACTGCGCCAAGACGACGGCATGATCACGTTACATTTCCGATTGTGCGCTGAGCAGCCAGTTTTGCCAAGCCGTTTCGTCCGCCACTCAAGCCTGACGGGAAGTCAGCACCTGATCAATCAAACCATAGGTTTGAGCCTGATCCGCGTCCATGTAGTTGTCACGGTCGGTATCACGCTCGATGGTCTCGACAGTCTGACCCGTGTGCTTGGCCAACAGTTCATTCATGCGTGCCTTGGTTTTCAACAAGGCGCGGGCATGAATTTCGATGTCCGACACCTGCCCGCTCAAGCCACCACCCGCCAGCAGCGGTTGATGAATCAGAATGCGCGAGTTCGGCAGCGAAAACCGCTTGCCTGGCGCACCGGACGCCAGCAGGAAAGCACCCATGCTGGCGGCCATGCCGATGCACAGCGTAGACACATGCGGCTTGATGAACTGCATGGTGTCGTAGATCGACATCCCGGCCGAGATGGAGCCCCCTGGCGAATTGATGTACAGGGAGATGTCCTTGTCCGGGTTTTCCGACTCCAGAAACAACAGCTGCGCCACCACCACATTGGCGGTGGCGTCGTCGATCGGTCCGACCAGAAAAATCACCCGCTCACGCAGCAAGCGCGAGTAGATGTCGTAGGCGCGCTCACCGCGCCCGCTTTGCTCGATGACCATCGGCACATAGCCGAGGCCCTGCGGCTCAACTCCGGTACTGCCGATCATGCCGTGTTTATGCATTCTGGTTTGCACCCATCAGTTCATCAAAAGAGAAGGACTTCTCTTCCACTTTAGCACGGGACAGCACCCAAGCCACCACGTTGTCTTCCGTGGCCAGCGACTCCGGCCCTTCCAGACGGCTGGCGTCGGCATAGTACCAACGTACCACATCTTCCGGCTGCTCGTAGCTGGCGGCAAAATCGTCGATCACCGCACGCACTTGTTCCGGCTTGGCACGCAGATCCTGGCTGTCTACCAGCTCGGACAGGATCAGGCCCAGTGCCACACGACGCTCGGCTTCCTTGGTGAACAGGTCAGTCGGGAACGGCATCTTGCTGACGTCCATCCCACGGGACTGGAAGTCCTTCTTGGTTTGTTCAGCCAGGCGCTGCACTTCCAGTGCGACCAGTGCTTTCGGCAATTCCAGCGGGGTAACGTCCAGCAGGGCAGCCAGCACCACATCCTTGGTCTTGGCCTTCAGGCGACGTGCCACTTCACGCTCGACGTTCTCGCGGATTTCCTTCTTCATCTGCTCGACGTTACCATCGGCCACACCCAGCAGCTTGGCAAAGGCCTCGTCCACTTCCGGCAGCACGGCCTCAGAAACCGACTTCACGGTGATGGTGAACTGTGCAGTCTTGCCAGCCACATCTTTGCCGTGATAGTCCGCCGGGAAGGCCAGATCGAATTCCTTGGCTTCGCCCGCCTTCAGACCTTGGGCTGCGGCTTCAAACTCCGGCAGCATTTGGCCTTGGCCGAGGGTGAACGGGAAGTCTTCCGACGAACCACCGGCAAAAGCTACGCCGTCAATCTTGCCAACAAAGTCCACCACCAGGCGATCGCCCTCCTTGGCAGCGCGATCCACGGCGCTGTAGGTCACGCGTTGCTTGCGCAGCACGTCGATGGTCTTTTGCACGGCTTCGTCGGTCACTTCAGTTACCGGCTTTTCCACCGTTTTGTCAGCCAGTTCGCCAACCTTCACGTCCGGGTACACTTCAAACACGGCAGCGAACTCGAATGCTTCACCGTTTTCGCCTTCAACCGCTTCAAAGCGCGGATAACCCGCCACTTTCAGCTGGTTTTCACGTACAGCGTCAGTAAAGCTGGCGTTAAC
This genomic stretch from Leeia aquatica harbors:
- the clpP gene encoding ATP-dependent Clp endopeptidase proteolytic subunit ClpP, which gives rise to MHKHGMIGSTGVEPQGLGYVPMVIEQSGRGERAYDIYSRLLRERVIFLVGPIDDATANVVVAQLLFLESENPDKDISLYINSPGGSISAGMSIYDTMQFIKPHVSTLCIGMAASMGAFLLASGAPGKRFSLPNSRILIHQPLLAGGGLSGQVSDIEIHARALLKTKARMNELLAKHTGQTVETIERDTDRDNYMDADQAQTYGLIDQVLTSRQA
- the tig gene encoding trigger factor — protein: MQVNVETLSNLERRIKIAVPFAKIDVEVENRLKKVARTAKVQGFRPGKAPMKVVAQNYGLQVREDVMNDTVNASFTDAVRENQLKVAGYPRFEAVEGENGEAFEFAAVFEVYPDVKVGELADKTVEKPVTEVTDEAVQKTIDVLRKQRVTYSAVDRAAKEGDRLVVDFVGKIDGVAFAGGSSEDFPFTLGQGQMLPEFEAAAQGLKAGEAKEFDLAFPADYHGKDVAGKTAQFTITVKSVSEAVLPEVDEAFAKLLGVADGNVEQMKKEIRENVEREVARRLKAKTKDVVLAALLDVTPLELPKALVALEVQRLAEQTKKDFQSRGMDVSKMPFPTDLFTKEAERRVALGLILSELVDSQDLRAKPEQVRAVIDDFAASYEQPEDVVRWYYADASRLEGPESLATEDNVVAWVLSRAKVEEKSFSFDELMGANQNA